In the Mytilus trossulus isolate FHL-02 chromosome 1, PNRI_Mtr1.1.1.hap1, whole genome shotgun sequence genome, one interval contains:
- the LOC134721739 gene encoding serine-rich adhesin for platelets-like isoform X3 produces the protein MGDRALIVNAPPHHSPVNTMNFGSTSWSPGNTMSASYGSVSRSPGNTMSSSANFKSMNMQGENGSFSAMEQQMYQAESKSEFSTMSTSGGGTTYHTQSLNRFPQNATAEIRQLDANQNHVPKMSSMDTQRSSMDTQSLRRIKSESTMVNETVNDTSMEDSGGRTTVHITGPPQSMIVSECAVAEMKGRGGTQSMTSEVTRRGTEQITTTSEQKTTLSEGGKCTCCPYGYHIDLGFVQYCENMSDGAYLKKLKRIQREKRKLRKSMEVFLHQQEEAKTTQEYYTQPETVSVQATAFLKDVERQNNVTNKVLDEIDSSVDHTLHSIDSMMYTAKSSRMFSESDETSASSSPGTTVKFNTFPLKRGRDIQEDIAIYNNSFEKSGRTDSQSSLSSISTVASERSSPYTPYNYTTTSHSVTSETISKITHITSDQLAATMATHLPTEDGAASPQSSTTTINKNSLTAIREAMAVSLQRLKELEEQVKALPVLQVRISVLKEEKRLLALQQKAKEVKNTRTVGVGDYNVNEVPSPATPSRFDFRVKSPPVAPKPKVRLVGVGDHSVIEPYLLQPDLPTGYTIRDNETSTDSQFYQRDTYVIERDRTQSALYSPFNKTPKPQTRTIGIGEGNVFDDASMRIHEKELRTVIIGQNQGVGKRNVGVDCRVATRDVGMMYSADDEKPSTRTVGVNVDTGAFMSSLNFKAEEMRSALKEVLSKSVRSIGTSCEMTVEKRSTGVQYSSSFTRSIGVGEDDIDIIIKKPVHMKSIGIDVCPLSINKSVNTDYGWKLDQSTNTMQLFMENKSCSTERARQGTVSTMTEDSRMVSDKTQTDLKVFQALEVVKNQGTNPRKQHQKNTGMNTEVKELVDEDFGLRVTYKYRGLNAFDATTNTDAARKHDMSVNTERKKLRDVAVSEDTVDSFVCNFEEEVQERMEEETVEEVIYREQDEIIEKEWTEKTRKRTVEEVEGPIEESEVKTIMVREVPTATQVVRQIVAPTGKVIISSPGKKTGADDMVEKKITSKGGSYTLQTITRKSVSDDEDEENAGQTTTTISTTGSGLRSGGDSSGGLEVTTSSLTKQKLVDDTEFHSNVKSTQERALRLKAKMDKLHGDTDTTTSKTTIHSSSGGYLDYLDNKKKSGDRFGSGEYLVNTSSRTHGLGSDENLNDSGSSFTSSTTSYRTDGGGSGTSDGGYKIITASSSKTASSGSDGHSGGGSKIISSSSSRSSGSDGQSGGGSIMISSSSSRGSGSDGQLGSGYKTISSSSSRSSGSDGQSEGGYKTISSSSSRSSGSDGQSGGGSIMISSSSSRSSGSDSQSGGGYKMVSSNSSGGSGISGSNDKSGGGYKIMKSSSSSSRGSGLSGSDEHLGTSLSSSQTSESSSDQGLGTSSSSDEVTTITQIYTLEDYYGGGKSYYEKYVKSKDGGVKAIERRPTGEDSDAIDSGSLKSCIKTTKSEKKAKKGIRFAENVVGGYTSSSTDSDDDDGSDSGSASYDEGSYDGREGSIVYQCKDDEAIAKGRPGAQMFDQNIRETFELSRGMRNSCETLSKYLEDSTEVQTKELNASLEIIKEEWFKISSGKLSEPYQVEDFMSSFNEISRRLLEYIVNIQDSNGNTALHYAVSHCNFEVVSLLLDTGIVDLNKQNKAGYTSTMLATLAYTQTDRQREVVKRLFSMTDTNAKASKGLKPPSDVTPILLSDAASGSYRQESITPGFRSSSGSVYIPPRTAAKRSTYHEFFRI, from the exons ATGGGTGATAGAGCTTTAATAGTGAATGCGCCCCCTCATCATTCACCTGTGAACACTATGAACTTTGGAAGTACGAGTTGGTCACCTGGCAATACCATGAGTGCTAGTTATGGTTCTGTGAGCCGATCTCCTGGTAACACCATGAGTTCTAGTGCTAATTTTAAGTCCATGAACATGCAGGGAGAAAATGGAAGCTTTAGTGCAATGGAACAGCAAATGTACCAAGCCGAGTCCAAGTCGGAGTTCTCCACCATGTCAACATCAGGAGGTGGAACAACATACCATACTCAAAGCCTCAACAGGTTTCCTCAAAATGCTACAGCAGAGATTAGGCAACTGGATGCCAATCAAAATCATGTACCCAAAATGAGTTCCATGGATACCCAAAGAAGTTCCATGGATACCCAATCGTTGAGAAGAATAAAATCTGAGTCTACAATggttaatgaaacagtaaatGATACAAGTATGGAGGACAGCGGAGGAAGAACAACAGTCCACATTACTGGACCACCTCAGTCTATGATTGTGTCAGAATGTGCTGTGGCGGAAATGAAAGGTAGAGGAGGAACACAGAGTATGACCTCAGAAGTAACGAGAAGAG GTACTGAACAGATTACAACAACATCtgaacagaaaacaacgttGTCAGAAGGTGGAAAGTGTACATGTTGTCCCTATGGCTACCACATTGACCTTGGTTTTGTGCAATATTGTGAAAATATGTCTGATGgagcttatttaaaaaaattgaaaagaatccagcgagaaaaaagaaaattacgcAAATCCATGGAAGTTTTTCTACATCAGCAAGAAGAGGCAAAAACAACTCAGGAATATTATACTCAGCCTGAAACTGTTAGTGTACAGGCTACTGCTTTCTTAAAAGATGTTGAGCGACAGAATaatgttacaaacaaagttttaGATGAAATAGATTCTTCTGTTGACCATACCTTACATTCAATAGACTCTATGATGTATACAGCAAAAAGTTCACGAATGTTTTCAGAGAGTGATGAAACATCAGCATCCTCAAGTCCTGGAACAacagtaaaatttaacacattCCCGTTGAAACGAGGGAGAGACATTCAGGAAGATATTGCAATATATAACAATAGTTTTGAAAAGAGTGGTAGAACGGATTCTCAAAGTTCGTTATCATCTATTTCTACTGTAGCTAGCGAACGTTCTTCTCCCTATACACCATACAACTACACTACAACATCACATAGTGTCACCAGTGAAACTATCTCGAAAATTACCCATATTACATCTGATCAGCTGGCAGCTACCATGGCAACACATTTACCTACAGAAGATGGTGCTGCATCTCCTCAGTCATCTACTACAACCATAAACAAAAATTCCCTCACTGCCATCCGTGAAGCAATGGCCGTAAGTTTGCAACGGTTGAAAGAATTAGAGGAGCAAGTTAAAGCATTACCTGTGTTACAAGTGAGAATCTCAGTGCTTAAAGAAGAGAAACGTCTTTTGGCGCTTCAACAAAAAGCAAAGGAGGTTAAAAATACAAGAACAGTTGGTGTAGGTGATTATAATGTAAATGAGGTGCCATCTCCTGCTACTCCATCTAGGTTTGACTTCAGAGTCAAATCTCCACCAGTGGCTCCTAAACCTAAAGTAAGATTGGTTGGTGTTGGTGATCATAGTGTCATAGAACCATATCTACTTCAACCAGACTTGCCTACAGGATATACAATTAGAGACAATGAGACATCAACAGACAGTCAGTTTTACCAACGTGATACATATGTTATTGAGAGAGATAGAACACAGTCAGCGCTTTACTCACCATTCAACAAAACACCAAAACCACAAACAAGAACCATAGGAATTGGTGAAGGTAATGTCTTTGATGATGCTAGTATGAGAATACATGAAAAGGAATTAAGAACAGTTATTATTGGGCAGAATCAAGGTGTTGGTAAGAGAAATGTTGGTGTTGACTGTAGAGTTGCCACCAGAGATGTTGGTATGATGTACTCTGCTGATGACGAAAAACCATCAACAAGAACTGTGGGTGTAAATGTTGATACCGGTGCTTTTATGAGTTCATTAAACTTCAAAGCTGAGGAAATGAGATCTGCCCTGAAAGAAGTGTTGTCAAAAAGTGTTAGGAGCATAGGAACATCATGTGAAATGACTGTTGAGAAACGAAGTACTGGCGTACAATATTCAAGTTCATTTACACGATCTATTGGTGTGGGAGAGGACGACATTgacattattattaaaaaaccaGTACACATGAAATCAATAGGAATTGATGTGTGTCcactttcaattaataaatctGTAAATACAGATTATGGCTGGAAACTTGACCAAAGCACTAACACCATGCAATTGTTCATGGAGAATAAGTCATGTTCAACGGAGCGTGCTCGTCAGGGAACTGTTAGCACTATGACTGAGGATAGTCGAATGGTTTCTGATAAAACTCAAACTGATCTAAAAGTGTTCCAAGCTCTTGAAGTGGTTAAAAACCAGGGTACCAATCCACGTAAACAACATCAGAAAAATACTGGAATGAATACTGAAGTTAAAGAATTAGTAGATGAAGATTTTGGTTTACGTGTGACATACAAATATAGAGGATTAAATGCTTTCGATGCGACCACAAACACTGATGCTGCTCGAAAACATGATATGTCTGTCAACACTGAGAGGAAAAAGCTTAGAGATGTAGCTGTTAGTGAAGATACTGTTGATTCTTTTGTCTGTAACTTTGAAGAGGAAGTACAAGAAAGAATGGAAGAAGAAACCGTAGAAGAGGTAATCTATCGAGAGCAGgatgaaattattgaaaaagaatGGACGGAGAAAACAAGAAAGAGAACTGTTGAAGAGGTTGAGGGACCAATTGAAGAGAGTGAGGTAAAAACTATTATGGTCAGAGAAGTTCCAACTGCAACACAAGTTGTCAGACAAATTGTTGCTCCTACTGGTAAAGTTATTATCAGTAGTCCTGGCAAGAAAACTGGTGCTGATGATATGgtagagaaaaaaattacaagtaaAGGAGGTTCttatacattacaaacaataaCAAGAAAATCAGTCAGTGATGATGAGGATGAGGAAAATGCTGGTCAAACAACTACTACTATTTCTACTACTGGTAGTGGCTTAAGGTCAGGTGGTGATAGTTCTGGAGGCCTAGAGGTCACTACATCCTCTCTTACTAAGCAGAAGCTTGTTGACGATACTGAATTTCATAGTAATGTCAAGAGTACACAAGAACGAGCCTTAAGATTAAAAGCTAAAATGGATAAATTACATGGTGAtactgacacaacaacatcaaaaacaacaattcatAGTTCAAGTGGGGGATACCTTGATTATctggataataaaaaaaaatctggtgaTAGATTTGGCTCTGGTGAATATTTAGTTAATACATCAAGTAGAACTCATGGATTGGGATCTGATGAGAATTTAAATGATTCTGGATCATCTTTTACATCATCTACTACATCATACCGAACAGATGGTGGAGGATCCGGGACATCTGATGGAGGATATAAAATTATTACTGCATCCTCCAGTAAAACAGCTAGCAGTGGGTCAGATGGTCATTCTGGAGGTGGAAGTAAAATAATTTCTTCAAGCTCTTCAAGAAGTAGTGGGTCAGATGGGCAGTCCGGAGGTGGATctattatgatttcatcaagCTCTTCAAGAGGTAGTGGGTCAGATGGTCAATTGGGAAGTGGATACAAAACAATTTCTTCGAGCTCTTCAAGAAGTAGTGGGTCAGATGGACAGTCTGAAGGTGGATACAAAACGATTTCATCCAGCTCTTCTAGAAGTAGTGGGTCAGATGGCCAGTCCGGTGGCGGATCTATAATGATTTCATCAAGCTCTTCACGAAGTAGTGGTTCAGATAGCCAATCAGGAGGAGGATACAAGATGGTTTCATCTAACTCCTCTGGTGGTAGTGGAATTTCAGGATCAAATGATAAGTCTGGTGGTGGATACAAGATAATGAAATCATCATCTAGCTCTTCTCGTGGAAGTGGGTTGTCAGGGTCAGATGAACATTTAGGTACTTCACTGTCATCATCCCAGACCAGTGAATCATCATCCGATCAAGGATTAGGAACATCATCTAGTTCTGATGAAGTGACCACCATTACTCAGATTTATACTCTAGAGGATTATTATGGCGGAGGAAAAAGTTACTATGAGAAATATGTCAAATCTAAGGATGGAGGTGTCAAGGCTATAGAAAGGAGGCCTACTGGAGAGGATTCTGATGCCATTGATTCTGGCTCTCTTAAATCTTGTATTAAAACTACGAAATCTGAGAAAAAAGCAAAGAAAGGAATAAGATTTGCTGAAAATGTTGTTGGAGG GTACACATCTAGTAGTACAGATTCTGACGATGATGATGGATCAGACAGTGGCTCTGCCAGCTATGATGAGGGGTCGTATGATGGCAGAGAGGGCAGTATAGTATACCAATGTAAAGATGATGAAGCTATTGCTAAAGGAAGACCTGGAGCCCAGATGTTTGACCAGAATATCCGGGAAAC TTTCGAGCTAAGTAGAGGGATGAGAAATTCATGTGAAACTTTATCCAAGTATTTGGAAGACTCCACAGAGGTTCAGACTAAAGAACTA AATGCTAGTTTAGAGATTATTAAAGAGGAATGGTTTAAGATTTCCAGTGGTAAACTATCAGAGCCTTACCAAGTGGAAGATTTTATGTCCAGTTTTAATGAAATTTCTAGACGTCTGCTGGAGTATATTGTTAATATCCAAGATTCTAAT gGAAATACTGCTCTTCACTATGCAGTATCACATTGTAATTTCGAGGTGGTCAGTCTCCTCCTCGACACTGGTATTGTAGATCTAAACAAACAGAACAAAGCAGGATATACTTCTACAATGTTAGCTACTCTAGCCTACacacagacagacagacagagggAAGTTGTTAAAAGACTGTTTTCTATGACTGATACTAATGCTAAAGCATCCAAG GGGCTAAAGCCGCCATCAGATGTAACTCCAATTCTGCTCTCGGATGCTGCATCTGGGAGTTACCGACAGGAGAGTATAACACCAGGATTTCGCTCCTCCTCTGGATCAGTCTACATTCCTCCAAGGACTGCTGCTAAACGCTCTACCTATCACGAGTTTTTTCgcatataa